One genomic segment of Alkalimarinus alittae includes these proteins:
- the rng gene encoding ribonuclease G — protein sequence MTEEILINVTPVETRVALVENGMLQEVYIERTGRRGIVGNIYKGKVVRVLPGMEAAFVEIGLERAAFIHASDIVRPDSKDDSNAPNNAQGRPVPDISSLLREGQSLVVQVTKDPIGTKGARLTTQLSIPSRYLVYMPGTDHVGISQRIEDDEERERLKALVESYRQESTAPLAGYIVRTVTDGAGEDELKSDIKFLERLWVSVQEKIKTAKVPSVIYQDLPLCIRTIRDLVRPATEKIRIDSKESFQRVKSFSEEFLIDVTDRLEYYPGERPVFDLYGVEDEIQKALGRKVQLKSGGYLIIDQTEAMTTIDVNTGGFVGHRNLEETIFKTNLEAARAISRQLRLRNLGGIIILDFIDMEDPEHQRSVLRMLEKMLERDHAKTKLSCVSELGLVEMTRKRTTESLGQALCEPCGVCEGSGFIKTSETVCYEILREILRINRAYDASGYLVMASQGVIDRLLDEESDNVADLETFIGKSVKFQVEVMYSQIQYDVVLI from the coding sequence ATGACAGAAGAAATTCTTATTAACGTCACTCCAGTTGAAACGAGAGTCGCGCTGGTAGAAAACGGTATGCTACAAGAAGTGTATATCGAGCGGACGGGTCGTAGAGGTATTGTTGGTAATATATATAAAGGTAAAGTCGTGCGGGTTTTACCGGGTATGGAGGCAGCTTTCGTAGAGATAGGGCTTGAGCGTGCCGCGTTTATCCATGCTTCTGATATTGTTCGCCCAGACAGTAAAGATGACTCCAATGCTCCCAATAATGCTCAGGGTAGGCCGGTTCCCGATATTAGCTCACTATTAAGAGAGGGGCAGTCTTTGGTTGTGCAAGTCACTAAGGACCCCATCGGCACTAAGGGCGCACGACTAACCACGCAGTTATCGATCCCTTCCAGGTACTTAGTTTATATGCCTGGGACCGACCATGTAGGTATTTCTCAACGTATAGAAGATGATGAAGAACGTGAGCGCCTTAAAGCGTTGGTAGAAAGCTACCGTCAGGAAAGCACCGCCCCGTTAGCCGGTTATATTGTACGAACCGTAACAGATGGTGCAGGGGAAGATGAACTTAAATCGGATATTAAATTCTTAGAAAGGCTTTGGGTTTCTGTACAGGAGAAAATAAAAACGGCGAAAGTGCCATCTGTCATTTATCAAGACCTTCCTTTGTGTATTAGAACCATCAGAGATTTAGTCAGGCCTGCCACAGAAAAAATAAGAATTGACTCTAAAGAAAGCTTTCAGCGAGTTAAATCGTTTTCAGAAGAGTTTCTGATTGATGTCACTGATCGCCTTGAGTATTACCCAGGGGAGCGTCCCGTCTTTGACCTATATGGCGTTGAAGATGAAATTCAAAAGGCGCTCGGCAGAAAAGTTCAGTTAAAGTCAGGTGGCTATTTGATTATTGATCAAACAGAAGCCATGACTACCATTGATGTTAATACCGGTGGGTTTGTTGGGCATAGAAACCTGGAAGAAACTATATTCAAAACAAACCTTGAGGCGGCCAGGGCTATAAGTCGTCAATTACGACTTAGAAATCTCGGCGGGATTATTATCCTCGATTTTATTGATATGGAAGATCCAGAGCATCAGCGTTCTGTACTGAGGATGCTAGAAAAAATGCTTGAGAGAGACCACGCAAAGACTAAACTGAGTTGTGTTTCAGAGTTAGGGCTCGTTGAGATGACGCGTAAACGTACGACTGAGAGCCTAGGGCAGGCGCTATGTGAGCCTTGTGGTGTTTGTGAAGGTAGTGGGTTTATTAAAACCTCAGAAACGGTGTGTTATGAAATACTAAGAGAAATTTTACGCATCAATAGAGCGTATGATGCATCGGGTTATTTAGTGATGGCTTCTCAAGGTGTAATTGATAGGTTGTTGGATGAAGAGTCTGATAATGTGGCCGACCTAGAGACCTTTATAGGTAAAAGTGTAAAGTTTCAAGTAGAGGTTATGTATAGCCAAATTCAATACGATGTCGTGTTAATTTAA
- a CDS encoding HPr family phosphocarrier protein has protein sequence MIKETVPIINKLGLHARAAAKLVSTATRFESSIKVARNEKEVDGKSIMSVMMLAASCGTDIELIIEGSDENEALDALKVLIADRFGEGE, from the coding sequence ATGATTAAAGAAACCGTCCCAATTATCAACAAACTTGGTTTGCACGCAAGAGCTGCAGCCAAACTTGTTAGTACTGCAACACGCTTTGAAAGCAGTATAAAAGTTGCTCGAAACGAAAAAGAAGTGGACGGTAAAAGTATAATGTCAGTCATGATGCTTGCAGCCAGTTGCGGCACAGATATTGAACTTATTATTGAAGGGTCAGATGAAAACGAAGCACTTGATGCACTAAAAGTACTGATTGCTGACCGTTTTGGAGAAGGGGAATAA
- the rapZ gene encoding RNase adapter RapZ, with protein sequence MKLVIVSGRSGSGKSTALHVLEDLGYYCIDNLPIGLLLPLADEALVSEESRLERIAVSIDARNLATGIDQFTETAKQFKNRHFDMDIIYLDAINQTLLKRFDATRRKHPLSNDTVSLKEAIEAEKELLTPISSAADLIVDTSDMTMYQLRDLIKERVVGRTGQDIALQFQSFGFKHGVPIDADFVFDVRCLPNPYWDQSLRAFTGRDKPIHTFLEQHPEAGEMLGDITSFLKKWLPQFANSNRSYLTIAIGCTGGQHRSVYICEKLGETFKELQSNVQVRHKELPSPPEDRH encoded by the coding sequence ATGAAACTTGTTATTGTTAGCGGACGATCAGGGTCAGGGAAAAGCACAGCACTTCATGTTTTAGAAGATCTCGGCTATTACTGCATCGATAACCTGCCGATCGGTCTTTTATTACCTCTAGCAGATGAAGCGCTTGTGAGCGAAGAGTCACGTTTAGAGCGGATTGCTGTTAGCATCGATGCTCGCAACCTTGCCACGGGTATCGACCAGTTTACTGAGACCGCAAAACAGTTCAAAAACCGTCATTTTGACATGGATATTATTTATCTTGACGCAATTAACCAAACGCTTTTAAAACGGTTTGATGCGACACGACGTAAGCACCCTCTCAGCAATGACACCGTATCTCTTAAAGAAGCCATTGAAGCAGAAAAAGAGCTACTGACCCCCATATCATCTGCTGCAGACCTAATTGTTGATACAAGTGATATGACTATGTATCAACTCCGAGACCTTATCAAAGAAAGAGTGGTTGGAAGAACCGGACAAGACATTGCGCTGCAGTTTCAGTCTTTTGGCTTCAAACATGGTGTGCCCATTGATGCAGACTTTGTATTTGATGTGAGGTGTTTGCCTAACCCATACTGGGATCAGTCCCTCAGGGCGTTTACAGGCAGAGATAAGCCGATACATACCTTTCTCGAGCAACACCCAGAAGCTGGCGAAATGCTAGGCGATATAACCTCTTTCTTAAAAAAATGGCTTCCTCAATTCGCAAACTCTAATAGAAGTTATTTAACAATCGCTATCGGTTGTACAGGCGGACAACACCGTTCTGTTTATATTTGTGAAAAGCTAGGAGAAACATTTAAAGAGCTGCAATCCAATGTTCAGGTGCGTCACAAAGAATTACCCTCCCCCCCTGAAGACCGTCATTAA
- the ptsN gene encoding PTS IIA-like nitrogen regulatory protein PtsN: MTDTPVSIQSILSPELAICGLPGSSKKKVLEEIAHRIAQQHPDINENTIFNSLIGRERLGSTGIGQGIAIPHCRLENCHKVIGALLTLNEKVPFDAIDNEPVDLLFVLIVPQEATSEHLELLSQLAEKFNNAALCRELRSCKDNESLYNAIIHS, translated from the coding sequence ATGACTGATACGCCAGTTTCAATTCAATCTATCCTGTCTCCCGAGTTGGCTATTTGCGGCCTTCCCGGGAGCAGCAAAAAAAAGGTTCTGGAAGAAATTGCACACAGAATTGCGCAACAACATCCAGACATTAATGAAAACACAATATTTAATAGCCTCATCGGTAGAGAGCGATTAGGCAGCACAGGCATTGGTCAAGGAATTGCCATTCCCCACTGTCGACTAGAAAATTGTCACAAAGTAATAGGGGCTTTACTGACACTGAATGAAAAAGTGCCCTTTGACGCCATTGACAATGAGCCTGTAGACCTACTATTTGTATTAATTGTGCCACAAGAAGCAACCAGTGAGCACTTAGAACTACTTAGCCAACTTGCTGAAAAGTTTAACAACGCAGCCCTATGTCGTGAATTAAGGAGCTGTAAAGATAACGAATCACTCTATAATGCAATTATTCACTCATAA
- a CDS encoding YhdP family protein produces MYRLIGRFTHLIWLLALILLVLVAAYMAVGRQFFPFVSSYKPDLEILLSEQLGAPVTIGDVEGSWRWLDPVLIVSDIELKHDLPKSGDQKTASHLRINTFYIHLSVLQSLLNGALQFQSVEASGITLPLHQNSDGEWDIPGLPVNRSASSTNFDEIFSVLEQPSLVISDVTVELLSSTKSQSSWVIPSAIMTFDGRAFSASGEILDSDSKSPFARFSAKGAGWILSKEFTGKLFLDWASSPLINQYLSAYQWKGIHLEKINASGRLWLELLEGDILSLQGEIDAETLQWQSEKGSVLPLKNIKADFFWSQLSETNILSIYDLSMEWSSYRWTPSNYALHFSEEAVNVNGQQVNLSMLTALLLATNVLPPKGQKALADYHPGGSLTNVELTIPLNQRSAIRIDETSPLFQLEANIEDVSSQAVGGAPGATGMTGYLSLNDREGAVFVDSDDFTLSFPNLFLDGWSFEKSQVIVDWSIADSGDINVYSSGINLYLTEKSLVFGAFSLLLSDTKEDVLGLRVGVNNVDASRAYQLVPYHAVDSGIYDWLKSSIKGGVVESGLYVGYGSIESDAPAHSFTSSMVFNTSGARLLFDAGWPELTELNSKIFLQNGYLNIDAPKVSYRGAALTGTHVELVADLDEAESWLNVVTHTRPNEQDVQYWLNDSPVSEHLGKLSEQLIFQGEIGVTIELGIPLHDMAQNIEYNLAFDVQDAEFKHSPSDVVFKDVTGLATLSSKTGLSAESVALEVFGHPAVLNMQSDIFQEGMDTQLVLVGDISVSALTDQLPIDNHLPVAGQTAYTAALTLSSDDQKNAQFSLTSDLQGISILLPEPFSKVSSNALPLKIQVEITDDAIALDAGLGDLASVNASFENGDFKAGSVLIGGGEAEIASEDGLFITGALNQLTVAPWIDYISSNAANDESSLIKEVALKVGSLNIYDQLFNSVEAVIKSEGDSWSIVFEGDDLAGTVSLPSKGNKPNIDLRKIRLTIPETAELGQDVSPSDIPEMVFLIDDLVINDVSYGKWSADLVKKDSSVVANGVVANGIVAKDVKVSLAGTDLKGRLSWVKDVYGISTTILTATIAGGNIGAISKALNKSEVLNSEKFSSEVSLVWSESPTELELADLSGRVVLSLENGTLLDAKSATEVFKVFGILNAEAIKRRLTLDFSDLYQKGLGYDRIEGVARIDKGTLTLENPLAIQGPSSAYKFTGSADLNAETLNMDMVVILPLTKNLPLAALFLGAPQIGGAVWVIDKLLGEPLSKLTSATYELKGRWDDPQIKLKNVFDRTERFEGLTPSQRMRAE; encoded by the coding sequence TTGTATCGATTGATTGGTAGGTTTACTCATCTTATATGGCTGCTAGCACTAATACTACTTGTGCTAGTGGCTGCCTATATGGCTGTGGGTAGGCAGTTCTTTCCTTTTGTTTCATCTTATAAGCCTGATTTAGAAATTCTTCTGAGTGAGCAGCTCGGTGCACCTGTTACTATTGGTGACGTTGAAGGCAGTTGGCGGTGGCTAGACCCCGTCTTGATTGTTTCAGATATAGAGTTGAAACATGACTTGCCTAAAAGCGGCGATCAAAAAACAGCCTCTCACTTACGCATCAACACCTTCTATATTCACCTGTCGGTGCTTCAAAGTCTATTAAATGGCGCGTTACAATTTCAGTCTGTAGAAGCTAGCGGTATTACACTGCCGTTACATCAGAATAGTGACGGTGAGTGGGATATCCCTGGGCTGCCCGTTAACAGAAGTGCTTCATCAACAAATTTTGACGAAATCTTTTCGGTCTTGGAACAGCCTAGTTTAGTGATTTCGGACGTAACGGTAGAGCTGCTTAGCTCAACAAAAAGTCAAAGTTCCTGGGTTATCCCCAGTGCCATAATGACCTTTGATGGGCGCGCTTTTAGTGCCAGCGGCGAGATTTTAGATTCCGACTCTAAAAGTCCATTTGCACGATTTTCGGCAAAAGGTGCTGGCTGGATCTTATCAAAAGAGTTTACGGGTAAGCTCTTTTTGGACTGGGCATCGAGCCCACTGATTAATCAATACTTAAGCGCATATCAATGGAAGGGTATTCACCTTGAAAAAATAAACGCTTCGGGTCGGCTATGGCTAGAGCTTTTGGAGGGCGATATTTTATCGCTGCAAGGAGAAATCGACGCTGAAACACTACAGTGGCAAAGTGAAAAAGGGTCTGTATTGCCACTCAAGAATATAAAAGCTGATTTTTTTTGGAGTCAGCTAAGCGAAACCAACATACTGTCGATTTATGATCTCAGTATGGAGTGGTCCAGTTACCGTTGGACACCGTCTAACTATGCGTTACATTTTTCAGAAGAAGCCGTAAACGTTAACGGGCAGCAGGTTAATTTATCAATGTTGACGGCGTTACTGTTAGCGACTAATGTTTTGCCGCCGAAAGGGCAGAAAGCGCTAGCTGACTACCACCCAGGCGGAAGCCTTACTAATGTGGAGTTAACCATTCCGCTAAACCAACGATCAGCCATACGTATTGACGAAACCTCACCTTTATTTCAGCTAGAAGCCAACATTGAAGACGTTTCTTCACAGGCTGTAGGGGGTGCCCCTGGTGCGACTGGAATGACGGGTTACTTATCGCTTAATGACCGCGAGGGGGCTGTTTTTGTCGATAGCGATGATTTTACATTATCGTTCCCAAACTTATTTCTTGATGGTTGGTCGTTTGAAAAAAGCCAAGTCATTGTTGATTGGAGCATTGCTGATTCAGGTGATATTAATGTTTATTCCTCTGGTATTAACTTATACCTGACAGAAAAGAGCTTGGTATTCGGAGCGTTTTCTTTATTGCTGTCTGATACTAAAGAGGATGTTTTGGGGTTGAGGGTCGGCGTAAATAATGTAGATGCTTCAAGAGCTTATCAGCTTGTACCGTATCACGCTGTCGACTCAGGTATTTATGATTGGCTTAAATCATCAATTAAGGGTGGAGTGGTTGAAAGTGGTCTTTATGTCGGTTACGGGTCAATAGAGAGTGATGCCCCCGCGCATAGTTTTACCTCGTCTATGGTGTTTAATACGAGCGGTGCGCGCTTGCTATTTGATGCTGGCTGGCCTGAATTAACAGAGCTTAATAGTAAAATATTTCTGCAGAATGGTTATTTAAATATTGATGCTCCCAAGGTGAGCTATCGAGGGGCCGCTTTAACTGGGACGCACGTAGAGTTAGTGGCAGATCTTGACGAGGCAGAGTCTTGGTTAAATGTAGTGACGCATACTCGCCCCAACGAACAAGACGTTCAGTATTGGTTAAACGATTCGCCTGTCAGCGAACATCTAGGTAAGCTGTCTGAACAATTAATATTTCAAGGAGAGATTGGCGTTACTATTGAGTTGGGTATACCGCTTCATGATATGGCGCAGAATATCGAGTATAACCTCGCTTTCGATGTTCAGGATGCGGAATTTAAGCACAGCCCTAGTGATGTGGTATTTAAAGATGTCACTGGATTAGCCACTCTTTCGAGCAAGACAGGATTGAGTGCTGAAAGTGTGGCGCTAGAGGTTTTTGGGCATCCTGCAGTGTTAAATATGCAGTCAGATATTTTTCAAGAAGGTATGGATACGCAGCTCGTTTTAGTAGGGGATATAAGTGTTTCTGCGCTAACAGATCAACTCCCAATAGACAATCATTTACCTGTTGCGGGGCAAACTGCTTATACCGCGGCGTTAACGCTATCAAGTGACGACCAAAAGAATGCCCAGTTTTCGCTAACGAGTGACTTGCAGGGTATAAGTATTTTACTTCCTGAGCCGTTCAGTAAAGTATCATCGAACGCTCTACCTCTTAAAATCCAGGTGGAAATAACGGATGATGCTATAGCACTCGATGCTGGGTTAGGTGATTTGGCGAGCGTGAACGCTAGTTTTGAAAATGGAGACTTTAAAGCGGGAAGTGTATTGATAGGGGGCGGAGAAGCTGAAATTGCCTCAGAAGATGGCCTGTTTATCACCGGTGCTCTCAACCAGTTAACGGTAGCGCCATGGATAGACTATATATCGTCAAATGCTGCTAATGATGAAAGTAGCCTTATTAAAGAAGTTGCTTTAAAAGTAGGCTCATTAAATATCTATGATCAACTATTCAATTCCGTTGAGGCTGTTATAAAGTCTGAGGGTGATAGTTGGTCAATAGTGTTTGAAGGTGATGATTTAGCCGGCACTGTAAGCTTGCCCTCAAAGGGGAATAAACCGAATATAGACTTAAGAAAAATTCGACTTACTATTCCTGAGACGGCCGAGTTAGGACAGGACGTATCCCCCTCAGATATTCCAGAAATGGTCTTCCTGATTGATGACCTTGTTATTAATGATGTGAGCTATGGAAAGTGGTCTGCAGACTTAGTGAAAAAAGATAGCAGCGTCGTTGCTAATGGCGTCGTTGCAAATGGCATCGTAGCTAAGGATGTGAAGGTCTCGCTTGCGGGGACAGATTTAAAAGGGCGTTTGAGCTGGGTAAAAGATGTTTATGGTATCAGTACGACGATTTTGACCGCGACCATTGCCGGTGGCAATATCGGCGCTATCTCAAAAGCATTGAATAAATCAGAAGTCTTAAATAGTGAGAAATTTTCGTCTGAGGTTTCGCTGGTTTGGAGTGAATCGCCCACAGAGCTTGAGCTTGCTGACTTGTCAGGACGTGTTGTTTTATCATTGGAAAACGGCACCCTATTGGATGCAAAAAGTGCAACGGAGGTATTCAAGGTATTCGGCATACTCAATGCGGAGGCTATTAAACGCCGTTTGACACTCGACTTCTCAGACCTTTATCAAAAAGGGTTAGGCTATGACCGTATTGAAGGTGTTGCCCGAATAGACAAAGGGACATTAACACTCGAAAATCCTTTGGCCATACAGGGGCCTTCTAGCGCATATAAATTTACAGGTTCCGCTGACTTAAACGCAGAAACGCTTAATATGGATATGGTCGTTATATTGCCTTTAACTAAAAATTTACCTTTAGCCGCGTTATTTTTAGGTGCGCCACAGATTGGCGGTGCAGTATGGGTTATTGATAAGTTGTTAGGCGAACCATTAAGCAAGCTGACCAGTGCAACATACGAACTGAAAGGACGTTGGGATGACCCTCAAATTAAACTTAAAAACGTGTTTGATCGAACCGAGCGTTTTGAGGGGCTAACACCGAGCCAGAGAATGAGAGCCGAGTGA
- the yjgA gene encoding ribosome biogenesis factor YjgA, whose translation MTDFELPEEFDEENIISKTSIKREMHELQALGKRLTELKRNQLEKVPVSETLKKAIEESARITQREATRRHMQYIGKLMRGEDAEAIQNAVDLFDASSKAFAQALHSLERWRDRLIEGSNDCLTEYFEEHPNADIQHLRQLVRNAKKDVKNEKNTGAAKKLFKYLRMIDDMDNEVDA comes from the coding sequence ATGACCGATTTTGAACTACCTGAAGAGTTTGATGAAGAAAATATCATTAGCAAAACATCAATCAAACGCGAAATGCATGAGCTTCAGGCTCTTGGGAAGCGCTTAACTGAGCTCAAGCGTAACCAACTCGAAAAAGTCCCTGTGAGCGAAACGCTTAAAAAAGCGATTGAAGAATCTGCTCGCATTACCCAGCGTGAAGCGACAAGAAGGCATATGCAATACATTGGCAAGCTTATGCGCGGCGAAGACGCAGAAGCGATTCAAAACGCTGTCGATCTATTTGATGCGAGCAGCAAAGCGTTTGCTCAGGCACTTCACTCACTTGAGCGCTGGAGAGACCGTCTAATCGAAGGGAGCAATGATTGCCTAACTGAATATTTCGAAGAGCACCCTAATGCCGATATTCAGCACCTGAGACAACTTGTTCGAAATGCGAAAAAAGACGTCAAGAATGAAAAAAATACAGGCGCAGCTAAAAAACTGTTCAAGTACTTAAGAATGATTGACGATATGGACAATGAAGTCGACGCTTAG
- a CDS encoding Maf family protein produces the protein MKLILASASPRRSELLAQIGVRFNVQAVDIDETPLPQEEASSYVLRMAREKVSACVALQQDDSSFSVLGADTSVIVDGEILGKPADFTEAKTMLLKLSGRVHQVMTSVCLVTCHSGINSGEPEINTQLVVTDVTFKSLSEDQIKAYWQSGEPQDKAGSYGIQGFGAVFVERISGSYSAVVGLPLAEVAEMLSLADVMVWDRQG, from the coding sequence ATGAAATTAATATTAGCGTCTGCATCTCCACGCCGTAGCGAGTTACTGGCTCAGATTGGTGTTCGCTTTAATGTGCAAGCTGTTGATATTGATGAAACCCCACTCCCACAAGAAGAAGCATCAAGTTATGTTCTTAGGATGGCAAGGGAAAAGGTGAGTGCTTGTGTTGCACTGCAGCAAGATGATTCTTCTTTTTCTGTATTGGGGGCTGATACAAGTGTGATTGTTGATGGTGAAATACTAGGCAAACCTGCTGATTTCACAGAAGCCAAAACAATGTTGCTTAAACTGTCTGGGCGGGTGCACCAAGTGATGACATCGGTCTGTTTAGTGACCTGTCATAGTGGCATCAATAGTGGAGAACCAGAAATAAATACTCAATTGGTGGTGACCGATGTTACGTTTAAATCATTAAGTGAAGATCAAATAAAGGCGTATTGGCAATCAGGAGAACCTCAAGATAAAGCAGGGTCATATGGTATTCAGGGGTTTGGCGCTGTTTTTGTTGAACGTATTAGCGGTAGTTACAGTGCTGTCGTAGGTCTTCCGTTAGCCGAAGTGGCTGAAATGCTAAGCTTGGCTGATGTCATGGTATGGGATAGACAGGGCTAG
- a CDS encoding carbon-nitrogen hydrolase family protein, translated as MNDVISRSPYRVAAIQMTSGDNKQHNLETVERLVVEAVDHHQAALVLLPENFSLFDGSASLELGRQQATGLGDVRRFIASLSARLKVWIVAGSIPCSVRPDGVLIDGRVRSACWVYDDQGKEVSRYDKVHLFDVDVGDQHGSYCESAQFEAGTEVVVANSPMGTLGLSICYDLRFPELYTRLAKQGAQIITVPAAFTYKTGEAHWEVLLRARAIESQCYVIAANQTGAHSKGRKTWGHSMIINPWGEVVAMAKAGEGVISADIDLTSLSELRAAMPISSHRRI; from the coding sequence ATGAATGATGTGATCTCTAGGTCGCCCTACCGTGTGGCAGCCATCCAAATGACGAGTGGAGATAATAAACAACATAATTTAGAAACTGTTGAGCGGTTAGTGGTCGAAGCAGTCGATCACCACCAGGCAGCGTTGGTACTCTTGCCTGAGAACTTCTCACTGTTTGATGGCAGTGCATCCCTTGAGTTAGGGCGGCAGCAAGCGACCGGTTTAGGTGATGTTAGGCGGTTTATCGCTTCGCTATCTGCAAGGTTAAAGGTTTGGATTGTAGCAGGCTCTATACCTTGCTCAGTCAGACCAGATGGTGTACTGATTGATGGTCGGGTAAGATCTGCCTGTTGGGTTTATGATGACCAAGGGAAAGAGGTCTCTCGGTATGACAAAGTACATTTATTTGATGTAGATGTAGGGGATCAACACGGTTCATATTGCGAGTCTGCTCAGTTTGAAGCAGGGACAGAGGTTGTTGTTGCAAATAGCCCTATGGGGACGCTCGGGTTATCTATTTGTTATGATTTAAGATTCCCTGAACTATATACACGGCTTGCTAAACAAGGCGCTCAAATCATAACAGTTCCAGCGGCATTTACGTATAAAACCGGTGAAGCCCATTGGGAGGTTTTATTAAGAGCCAGAGCGATTGAAAGCCAGTGCTACGTTATAGCTGCAAATCAAACGGGCGCTCACTCTAAAGGGCGTAAGACTTGGGGGCACTCGATGATTATAAACCCTTGGGGAGAAGTCGTTGCAATGGCTAAAGCGGGGGAAGGTGTTATTAGTGCTGATATTGACTTAACGTCGCTTTCAGAGTTAAGGGCTGCTATGCCAATATCATCACATCGACGAATCTAA
- the mgtE gene encoding magnesium transporter has translation MDKTLEQTKRHKKIRSLNDALDSGALDQAARILNRGLSPSDIAHLLESAPPKERSVLWELIDKDLEGEILQYLTDEVRNDFLSKLNPQELITITEDFETDDLADVLQQLPEKIIQEVLDSMDSQDRHRLEEVLSYAEDTAGGLMNTDTITIRPDITIDVVLRYLRRHRSLPEMTDKLIVVNRKDEFIGTLPITTMLVSSPSSTVREVMNTDAVTISVYTSETEVANLFERRDLVSAPVLSSEGRLLGRITIDDVVDVIRDDADHSLMSMAGLDEEDDTFTPVFKTAKRRAVWLGINLITAFIASSVIGMFEATIEKVVALAVLMPIVASMGGIAGSQALTLVIRSMALGHISRNNIGWLLNREFIVGVLNGLVWALVVAAAAIVWFNDLMIGAIIAAALLINLIVAAVAGTMLPVILRARNIDPALAGGVILTTITDVVGFLSFLGLATIIYA, from the coding sequence ATGGATAAAACACTAGAACAAACAAAGCGCCACAAAAAAATACGCAGTTTAAATGATGCGCTAGACAGTGGCGCACTTGACCAAGCCGCTCGTATTTTGAACCGTGGTCTTAGTCCGAGTGATATCGCACACCTTTTAGAGTCCGCGCCACCAAAAGAGCGTTCTGTTCTCTGGGAGCTGATTGATAAAGATTTAGAGGGTGAAATTTTACAGTACCTGACCGATGAGGTACGTAACGACTTCTTGAGCAAGTTAAATCCTCAAGAACTGATCACTATTACCGAAGATTTTGAGACAGATGATCTCGCCGACGTACTTCAGCAACTTCCTGAAAAAATTATTCAGGAAGTGTTGGATTCGATGGATTCACAAGACCGGCACCGCTTAGAAGAAGTACTTTCCTATGCGGAAGATACTGCCGGCGGCCTGATGAACACTGATACCATCACGATCAGGCCAGATATAACAATTGACGTAGTACTTCGCTACCTAAGGCGTCACCGCTCATTACCTGAAATGACCGATAAGTTAATTGTGGTTAACCGAAAAGATGAATTTATCGGCACTCTACCTATCACAACAATGTTGGTTTCAAGCCCGTCCTCGACAGTGCGAGAAGTCATGAATACAGATGCGGTGACTATTTCTGTCTATACCTCTGAGACTGAAGTAGCCAACTTATTCGAACGAAGAGACTTAGTTTCAGCCCCCGTATTAAGTTCAGAAGGTCGGCTACTCGGCCGTATCACCATCGATGATGTCGTCGATGTGATTCGTGATGACGCGGATCACTCATTAATGAGTATGGCCGGTCTGGATGAAGAAGACGATACGTTTACGCCTGTGTTTAAAACGGCCAAACGACGAGCAGTATGGCTAGGTATAAATCTTATTACCGCCTTTATTGCATCCTCAGTTATTGGGATGTTTGAGGCAACAATCGAAAAAGTTGTAGCACTCGCCGTGTTAATGCCGATCGTCGCAAGTATGGGCGGAATAGCTGGAAGCCAGGCTTTAACGCTTGTTATCAGAAGCATGGCATTAGGCCATATTAGCCGTAATAACATTGGCTGGTTATTAAACCGAGAATTTATTGTTGGCGTGCTAAATGGTTTAGTATGGGCACTTGTTGTGGCTGCTGCAGCCATTGTTTGGTTTAACGACCTTATGATTGGTGCTATTATTGCGGCTGCACTGTTAATCAACCTGATCGTTGCGGCAGTAGCAGGGACAATGCTCCCTGTAATATTGCGCGCTAGAAATATTGATCCTGCCCTTGCAGGAGGTGTTATTCTCACCACTATTACAGATGTTGTTGGATTCCTATCGTTTTTAGGACTCGCCACGATTATCTATGCTTGA